The proteins below are encoded in one region of Epinephelus lanceolatus isolate andai-2023 chromosome 7, ASM4190304v1, whole genome shotgun sequence:
- the slbp gene encoding histone RNA hairpin-binding protein isoform X1 has product MSDWTRGKRRDAHDSEHENRSYGPSRWSNCRKRGIDGSLRANREEEGGVKEKGRHTDCSDGRDSDKRHASFTTPESTGPTSRCNRQSDWGSQVEDDEMRRGVHRDMQRYRRRILGAEVTQRERKTSSGSSGSCDSKEGENMETDEAVLLRRQKQINYGKNTLAYDRYIKEVPKHMRQPGVHPKTPNKFRKYSRRSWDQQIKLWKVKLHAWDPPTEDGQDTVHDNIDELGLNVMDIELDFPTLPDSQNAPASVTTHSLSLEGEDYSGTPVKVQRTETTVEPDMA; this is encoded by the exons ATGTCTGACTGGACCAGAGGCAAGCGACGTGATGCTCACGACAGCGAACACGAAAACAG GAGCTATGGCCCGTCTCGGTGGTCCAACTGCAGAAAACGAGGGATCGACGGAAGTCTGCGGgcaaacagagaggaagaaggtGGTGTTAAGGAAAAAGGCAGGCACACTGACTGCAGTGATGGTAGAGACTCTGACAAGAGACATGCTAG TTTCACCACTCCAGAGAGCACAGGCCCAACATCTCGCTGCAATAGACAGTCTGACTGGGGCAGCCAGGTGGAAGATGATGAGATGAGGAGGGGTGTACACAGAGACATGCAGCG TTACAGGAGGAGGATACTGGGTGCTGAGGTCacccagagagagagaaagacctcCTCTGGCTCTTCTGGGAG ctgtgactcaaaagagggagaaaacatGGAGACTGATGAGGCTGTGTTGCTACGGCGACAGAAACAGATAAACTATGGCAAGAACACATTGGCCTATGACCGATACATCAAAGAAGTTCCGAA ACACATGCGTCAGCCAGGTGTTCACCCAAAAACTCCCAATAAGTTTAGGAAGTACAGTCGTCGCTCTTGGGACCAACAGATCAAGCTGTGGAAGGTCAAACTCCACGCCTGGGACCCCCCAACAGAGGATGGCCAAGACACAGTCCATGATAACAT TGATGAGCTGGGTCTCAACGTAATGGACATTGAACTGGACTTCCCAACCTTGCCAGACTCCCAGAATGCCCCAGCCTCTGTCACCACACACAGCCTTTCACTGGAG GGTGAAGACTATTCAGGCACTCCAGTTAAAGTACAGAGGACTGAAACCACAGTGGAGCCTGACATGGCATAG
- the slbp gene encoding histone RNA hairpin-binding protein isoform X2, with amino-acid sequence MSDWTRGKRRDAHDSEHENRSYGPSRWSNCRKRGIDGSLRANREEEGGVKEKGRHTDCSDGRDSDKRHASFTTPESTGPTSRCNRQSDWGSQVEDDEMRRGVHRDMQRRRILGAEVTQRERKTSSGSSGSCDSKEGENMETDEAVLLRRQKQINYGKNTLAYDRYIKEVPKHMRQPGVHPKTPNKFRKYSRRSWDQQIKLWKVKLHAWDPPTEDGQDTVHDNIDELGLNVMDIELDFPTLPDSQNAPASVTTHSLSLEGEDYSGTPVKVQRTETTVEPDMA; translated from the exons ATGTCTGACTGGACCAGAGGCAAGCGACGTGATGCTCACGACAGCGAACACGAAAACAG GAGCTATGGCCCGTCTCGGTGGTCCAACTGCAGAAAACGAGGGATCGACGGAAGTCTGCGGgcaaacagagaggaagaaggtGGTGTTAAGGAAAAAGGCAGGCACACTGACTGCAGTGATGGTAGAGACTCTGACAAGAGACATGCTAG TTTCACCACTCCAGAGAGCACAGGCCCAACATCTCGCTGCAATAGACAGTCTGACTGGGGCAGCCAGGTGGAAGATGATGAGATGAGGAGGGGTGTACACAGAGACATGCAGCG GAGGAGGATACTGGGTGCTGAGGTCacccagagagagagaaagacctcCTCTGGCTCTTCTGGGAG ctgtgactcaaaagagggagaaaacatGGAGACTGATGAGGCTGTGTTGCTACGGCGACAGAAACAGATAAACTATGGCAAGAACACATTGGCCTATGACCGATACATCAAAGAAGTTCCGAA ACACATGCGTCAGCCAGGTGTTCACCCAAAAACTCCCAATAAGTTTAGGAAGTACAGTCGTCGCTCTTGGGACCAACAGATCAAGCTGTGGAAGGTCAAACTCCACGCCTGGGACCCCCCAACAGAGGATGGCCAAGACACAGTCCATGATAACAT TGATGAGCTGGGTCTCAACGTAATGGACATTGAACTGGACTTCCCAACCTTGCCAGACTCCCAGAATGCCCCAGCCTCTGTCACCACACACAGCCTTTCACTGGAG GGTGAAGACTATTCAGGCACTCCAGTTAAAGTACAGAGGACTGAAACCACAGTGGAGCCTGACATGGCATAG